Genomic DNA from Desulfonema ishimotonii:
CATAAGGCCTCGCGGATGGCTTTAAGCTGGCGGATCATCTCCGGCATATCTTCCAGTTTCAGAGAGTTGGGGCCATCACAGAGTGCCCTGTCAGGATCTTTGTGAACCTCGATAAAGACGCCGTCGGCCCCGGCAGCAACCGCAGCCCTGGCAAGCACCGGGGCAAATTCACGCTGACCGGAGGATGAAGTACCGGCCCCGCCCGGCAACTGAACGCTGTGCGTCGCGTCAAAAATCACGGGCCAGCCGGCATCCTGCATGATCCTGATGCCCCGGAAGTCCACCACCAGGTTATTGTACCCGAACATGGCCCCCCGCTCGGTGATACACAGATCCGAATTCCCGGCAGACGCCGCCTTTTCCAACACATTCTTCATATCCCAGGGCGCAAGAAACTGCCCCTTCTTAATATTGACCGCCTTACCGGTCCTGGCAACCGCCAGAATCAGATCCGTCTGTCTGCACAGAAAGGCCGGAATCTGGAGCATATCCAGCACCTCGGCGGCCGGTCCGACCTCGCTGATCTGATGGACATCCGACAGGACTTTAACGCCCAGCTCCGATTTGATCCGCCCCAGTATTTTCAGACCTTCCCGCAGGCCGGGGCCCCTGAACGACGTAACAGACGTCCGGTTGGCCTTGTCGTAGGAGGCCTTGAAAATAAACGGTATTTCCAGGGCATCGGTCACGGACTTCAGAGAAGCGGCGATTTCAAATGCGATATCGTACTCCTCGATCACACACGGCCCGGCGATCAGTGCCAGCGGCTTTTCCCTGCCAATGGCTATATTTCCTATTTGAACGGTATAATTCATAAAAACTGTTTATCGTGCCCACTGCCAAAAGTCAAGAAACGAAAAAACAGGCCTTGATTCACCGTTTTTTAATTGATATTGTCTGACCTTCTTAAGCAATCACAGGAGGTGGATAGAGTCCGTTGAAAAAAAAATGGGAAAAAATTAAAATACGTCTGGCAATTGTCATATGCATTCTGACCATTATTTCCACAGTCTGGGTTCTGATCTCCCGGCTGGAGGGCAAACCACCCGAAGTCCTCACCCGGGGCCTGTCCGAAGCCATCCGCGCCTCACAGGATATCGCCGTCTCTGTTTCTGACCCCGACAGCGGCCTCCGCAGCATCAGAATCACCCTGCTCAGGGGGCGCACGGAGTCGGTTCTGTACGAAAAGACCTTTTCCGCCGGAAATTTCCTCACCGGACTCCTCACGGGGGGGATCAGTATGAAAAGAACGTTCTCCTGAAAATTGTCCCCAGAGAGCTGGGCATTTCCGAAGGCAGGGCGACCCTGCACATCGTGGCCCGGGATTATGCCTGGCGCAACTGGTGGAACGGCAACAAAGCCCAAATTGTCCAGGAAGTTATCATTGACGTTCA
This window encodes:
- the kdsA gene encoding 3-deoxy-8-phosphooctulonate synthase, producing MNYTVQIGNIAIGREKPLALIAGPCVIEEYDIAFEIAASLKSVTDALEIPFIFKASYDKANRTSVTSFRGPGLREGLKILGRIKSELGVKVLSDVHQISEVGPAAEVLDMLQIPAFLCRQTDLILAVARTGKAVNIKKGQFLAPWDMKNVLEKAASAGNSDLCITERGAMFGYNNLVVDFRGIRIMQDAGWPVIFDATHSVQLPGGAGTSSSGQREFAPVLARAAVAAGADGVFIEVHKDPDRALCDGPNSLKLEDMPEMIRQLKAIREAL